A genome region from Hevea brasiliensis isolate MT/VB/25A 57/8 chromosome 7, ASM3005281v1, whole genome shotgun sequence includes the following:
- the LOC110643374 gene encoding transcription factor PIF1 isoform X1: MNHYVPDFKLDEDCAIPTSPTLTRPKKSITSEDEIMELLWQNGQVVVQSQTQTPFKKSQHHKYDDAVPPVDQSNPREIRSSHEQQQQLLFMQEDEMAAWLHYPLNDTNFDQDFCADLPYPSTACVTSTTTNTSAAPIHSNLDPETRPQPAVSATAAASRPPIPPTRRAEVVQNFGYFSRHRATVGKSESGPSNLKTVLRELTVVDSNDTPAMGSESRISEAADARSTTVVSSGDNACGTMSGTAVAGTSSQAGASNNSKDKMTCEMTVTSSPGGSSSSTEPPSQKPAAEDRKRKGKEVDTEYHSEDFEFESADAKRQLRRSTSTKRSRAAEVHNLSERRRRDRINEKMRALQELIPRCNKSDKASMLDEAIEYLKSLQLQVQMMSMGCSIVPMMFPGIQQHMPPLGIGMGMGMGMEMGMNRPMMPFPNVLAGASMPTPAAAAHLGPRFPMPAFHMPPVPSPAPDQSRIQAINQSDPMISTQNPNQPRVPNFADPYQQYLGLQQMQIPVSQNQVMTQPSTSKPGTSQVAENLDNHQSGT, encoded by the exons ATGAATCACTATGTTCCCGATTTCAAACTGGACGAAGACTGCGCAATTCCCACTTCTCCAACCTTAACTCGCCCTAAAAAATCAATCAC GTCGGAGGACGAGATCATGGAACTGCTATGGCAGAACGGCCAGGTGGTCGTCCAGAGCCAAACCCAGACGCCTTTCAAGAAATCACAGCATCACAAATACGACGACGCTGTGCCCCCTGTCGACCAATCAAACCCTAGGGAGATCCGATCATCACATGAACAGCAGCAGCAGCTTCTTTTCATGCAAGAAGACGAGATGGCCGCTTGGCTTCACTACCCTCTCAACGACACTAATTTTGACCAAGATTTCTGCGCCGATCTCCCTTATCCTTCCACTGCCTGCGTCACTTCCACCACCACAAATACCAGCGCCGCTCCCATACATTCAAATCTCGATCCAGAGACTCGCCCACAGCCGGCGGTTTCTGCTACCGCCGCGGCTTCTAGACCTCCGATACCACCGACGAGGAGGGCGGAGGTGGTGCAGAACTTCGGGTACTTCTCCAGGCATAGAGCGACGGTTGGCAAGTCCGAATCAGGACCGTCTAATTTAAAAACCGTGCTGAGAGAGTTGACAGTTGTAGATTCCAATGATACACCGGCGATGGGGTCTGAGTCTAGAATTTCAGAGGCGGCAGACGCTAGGAGTACTACCGTTGTTTCTAGCGGCGATAATGCCTGCGGGACCATGAGCGGCACTGCAGTAGCAGGCACCTCTTCCCAGGCAGGTGCAAGTAATAATAGTAAGGATAAGATGACGTGTGAGATGACCGTGACTTCGTCCCCCGGTGGCTCAAGCTCCAGCACCGAACCGCCCTCTCAAAAGCCGGCAGCAGAGGACCGGAAGCGCAAGGGAAAGGAAGTGGACACGGAGTATCACAGCGAG GATTTTGAGTTTGAATCTGCTGATGCAAAGAGACAACTACGAAGATCAACATCTACGAAGAGATCTCGTGCTGCGGAAGTTCACAACCTGTCAGAAAGG AGACGGCGAGACCGGATAAATGAAAAGATGAGGGCTTTGCAAGAGCTTATACCTCGATGCAACAAG TCAGACAAAGCTTCTATGTTGGATGAGGCAATTGAGTACCTGAAATCACTTCAGTTGCAAGTACAG ATGATGTCCATGGGATGCAGCATAGTCCCAATGATGTTTCCTGGCATCCAGCAGCATATGCCACCATTGGGGATTGGAATGGGGATGGGCATGGGCATGGAAATGGGCATGAATCGACCCATGATGCCATTTCCCAATGTTCTAGCTGGTGCATCCATGCCTACACCGGCTGCAGCAGCTCATTTGGGTCCCAGGTTCCCTATGCCTGCTTTTCATATGCCCCCTGTCCCTTCCCCAGCCCCTGATCAATCCAGAATCCAAGCAATCAACCAGTCAGATCCCATGATAAGCACACAGAATCCAAACCAGCCACGAGTACCAAATTTTGCTGATCCTTATCAACAGTACCTTGGTCTGCAGCAGATGCAAATACCAGTATCACAG AACCAAGTAATGACTCAACCAAGCACCAGCAAACCAGGTACCAGTCAAGTAGCAGAGAATCTTGATAATCACCAATCAG GGACATGA
- the LOC110643374 gene encoding transcription factor PIF1 isoform X2 gives MELLWQNGQVVVQSQTQTPFKKSQHHKYDDAVPPVDQSNPREIRSSHEQQQQLLFMQEDEMAAWLHYPLNDTNFDQDFCADLPYPSTACVTSTTTNTSAAPIHSNLDPETRPQPAVSATAAASRPPIPPTRRAEVVQNFGYFSRHRATVGKSESGPSNLKTVLRELTVVDSNDTPAMGSESRISEAADARSTTVVSSGDNACGTMSGTAVAGTSSQAGASNNSKDKMTCEMTVTSSPGGSSSSTEPPSQKPAAEDRKRKGKEVDTEYHSEDFEFESADAKRQLRRSTSTKRSRAAEVHNLSERRRRDRINEKMRALQELIPRCNKSDKASMLDEAIEYLKSLQLQVQMMSMGCSIVPMMFPGIQQHMPPLGIGMGMGMGMEMGMNRPMMPFPNVLAGASMPTPAAAAHLGPRFPMPAFHMPPVPSPAPDQSRIQAINQSDPMISTQNPNQPRVPNFADPYQQYLGLQQMQIPVSQNQVMTQPSTSKPGTSQVAENLDNHQSGT, from the exons ATGGAACTGCTATGGCAGAACGGCCAGGTGGTCGTCCAGAGCCAAACCCAGACGCCTTTCAAGAAATCACAGCATCACAAATACGACGACGCTGTGCCCCCTGTCGACCAATCAAACCCTAGGGAGATCCGATCATCACATGAACAGCAGCAGCAGCTTCTTTTCATGCAAGAAGACGAGATGGCCGCTTGGCTTCACTACCCTCTCAACGACACTAATTTTGACCAAGATTTCTGCGCCGATCTCCCTTATCCTTCCACTGCCTGCGTCACTTCCACCACCACAAATACCAGCGCCGCTCCCATACATTCAAATCTCGATCCAGAGACTCGCCCACAGCCGGCGGTTTCTGCTACCGCCGCGGCTTCTAGACCTCCGATACCACCGACGAGGAGGGCGGAGGTGGTGCAGAACTTCGGGTACTTCTCCAGGCATAGAGCGACGGTTGGCAAGTCCGAATCAGGACCGTCTAATTTAAAAACCGTGCTGAGAGAGTTGACAGTTGTAGATTCCAATGATACACCGGCGATGGGGTCTGAGTCTAGAATTTCAGAGGCGGCAGACGCTAGGAGTACTACCGTTGTTTCTAGCGGCGATAATGCCTGCGGGACCATGAGCGGCACTGCAGTAGCAGGCACCTCTTCCCAGGCAGGTGCAAGTAATAATAGTAAGGATAAGATGACGTGTGAGATGACCGTGACTTCGTCCCCCGGTGGCTCAAGCTCCAGCACCGAACCGCCCTCTCAAAAGCCGGCAGCAGAGGACCGGAAGCGCAAGGGAAAGGAAGTGGACACGGAGTATCACAGCGAG GATTTTGAGTTTGAATCTGCTGATGCAAAGAGACAACTACGAAGATCAACATCTACGAAGAGATCTCGTGCTGCGGAAGTTCACAACCTGTCAGAAAGG AGACGGCGAGACCGGATAAATGAAAAGATGAGGGCTTTGCAAGAGCTTATACCTCGATGCAACAAG TCAGACAAAGCTTCTATGTTGGATGAGGCAATTGAGTACCTGAAATCACTTCAGTTGCAAGTACAG ATGATGTCCATGGGATGCAGCATAGTCCCAATGATGTTTCCTGGCATCCAGCAGCATATGCCACCATTGGGGATTGGAATGGGGATGGGCATGGGCATGGAAATGGGCATGAATCGACCCATGATGCCATTTCCCAATGTTCTAGCTGGTGCATCCATGCCTACACCGGCTGCAGCAGCTCATTTGGGTCCCAGGTTCCCTATGCCTGCTTTTCATATGCCCCCTGTCCCTTCCCCAGCCCCTGATCAATCCAGAATCCAAGCAATCAACCAGTCAGATCCCATGATAAGCACACAGAATCCAAACCAGCCACGAGTACCAAATTTTGCTGATCCTTATCAACAGTACCTTGGTCTGCAGCAGATGCAAATACCAGTATCACAG AACCAAGTAATGACTCAACCAAGCACCAGCAAACCAGGTACCAGTCAAGTAGCAGAGAATCTTGATAATCACCAATCAG GGACATGA